A portion of the Oscillospiraceae bacterium genome contains these proteins:
- a CDS encoding tRNA 2-thiocytidine biosynthesis TtcA family protein: MSEQRAMQRLCGLMRKAVQDYEMLAPGDRVMVGVSGGKDSVALTVGLALLRQYIGFDYEVVAVTLDPQFDHQPMDYTALQALFARYGIPYHIRRTEIGPVVFEYRQEKNPCSLCAKLRRGALHTAAQELGCNKVALGHHLDDAVETFYMNLWREGRIGCFSPVTYLSQRDLTLIRPMLLATEYEVQCAVREEGLPIVKSRCPADGVTVREQTKEFVRERCRTDHAFRQKTLHALQESGIDGWRPVHTGRGSFIQTAKKDES, from the coding sequence ATGAGCGAGCAGCGTGCCATGCAGCGGCTCTGCGGCCTGATGCGCAAAGCCGTGCAGGATTACGAGATGCTGGCCCCTGGCGACCGGGTGATGGTGGGCGTGTCCGGCGGCAAGGACAGTGTGGCCCTGACTGTGGGTCTGGCCCTGCTGCGGCAGTACATTGGCTTTGACTATGAGGTGGTGGCGGTCACGCTGGACCCCCAGTTCGACCACCAGCCCATGGACTACACCGCCCTGCAGGCCCTGTTTGCCCGGTACGGCATCCCATACCACATCCGCCGCACCGAGATCGGCCCGGTGGTGTTTGAATACCGGCAGGAAAAGAACCCCTGTTCCCTCTGCGCCAAGCTGCGCCGGGGTGCCCTGCACACCGCCGCGCAGGAGCTGGGCTGCAACAAGGTGGCGCTGGGGCACCATCTGGACGATGCTGTGGAGACCTTCTACATGAATCTCTGGCGGGAGGGCCGCATCGGCTGCTTTTCGCCGGTCACCTACCTGTCCCAGCGGGACCTGACCCTCATCCGCCCCATGCTGCTGGCCACCGAATACGAGGTGCAGTGTGCCGTGCGGGAGGAGGGCCTGCCCATCGTCAAGAGCCGCTGCCCCGCCGACGGCGTGACCGTGCGCGAGCAGACCAAAGAGTTCGTCCGGGAACGCTGCCGCACCGACCACGCCTTCCGGCAAAAGACCCTGCACGCCCTGCAGGAAAGCGGCATCGACGGCTGGCGGCCCGTTCACACCGGGCGCGGCAGCTTTATACAAACAGCAAAGAAGGATGAATCATGA
- a CDS encoding GGDEF domain-containing protein, translating to MKKFDILRYLRRFFALVLAVTMAGTVVVYWYCKNNQTYTASVNIKYLHDGIKDGFAPDGTAMNVDEIYSSKVISQAMESLGLQSGINLVRSHCTVEELIPDDQKALQEALIDKGEESTYFPDEYKVTLVVDGSLGASYARRVLDAIVSSYSTIYTEEYVELPLTMNPSSGLLNSGYDYYECVDVLSADTTEVLNYLEDKKTNYPNFRSSVTGYSYEDLYDIYKMLYDYEIPSLYANVMTGPQVRNADKLCRNLTQSIESSVQNEQVYQEREAYLSGLIQNYSEKNRDLINYHYHNDANDSGTDYILKNVEAYDDNQSKQITYDSLILEYVEIDKTLRSSAIRRAYTQQLLDTFQAAGGVGGDEASHAAIESEINKYEQTLVDYYQIVSQTSMEHNRSLSADYLQTTSSTRVWPSINTKLYLAIGFVFFFLVGCTLAVVVGRSRDFVEYFMYVDKKTGLPNRDRVDAMMARLEKQGLLPSHFTCMCFQFTSLNHLSREYGYSVGNHVLRDFAGLVAALGTEESFIGSNGAGQIMGFFRECNAVKAEAILEVLDEQIQEYNSLNPDYAIEYKAASATSDDEKEFNIRDLLRCAFKKLRDANKPQPETAHETV from the coding sequence TTGAAAAAGTTTGATATCCTGCGCTACCTCCGGCGGTTCTTTGCACTGGTGCTGGCCGTGACCATGGCGGGCACAGTGGTGGTGTACTGGTACTGCAAGAACAACCAGACCTACACCGCCAGTGTGAACATCAAGTACCTGCACGACGGCATCAAGGACGGCTTTGCCCCGGACGGCACCGCCATGAACGTGGACGAGATCTATTCTTCCAAGGTCATCTCGCAGGCCATGGAGAGCCTTGGGCTGCAAAGCGGCATCAACCTTGTGCGCTCCCACTGCACGGTGGAAGAGCTGATCCCGGACGACCAGAAGGCCCTGCAGGAAGCTCTCATCGACAAGGGGGAAGAGTCTACCTACTTTCCGGACGAATACAAGGTGACGCTGGTGGTGGACGGCAGCCTGGGTGCGAGCTACGCCCGCCGGGTGCTGGATGCCATCGTCAGCAGCTATTCCACCATCTACACGGAGGAATATGTGGAGCTGCCCCTGACCATGAACCCCTCCAGCGGCCTGCTGAACAGCGGCTACGACTATTACGAGTGCGTGGACGTGCTGTCGGCCGACACCACCGAAGTGCTGAACTATCTGGAGGATAAAAAGACAAACTATCCCAACTTCCGCTCTTCGGTCACGGGCTATTCCTACGAGGACCTGTACGACATCTATAAGATGCTGTACGACTACGAGATCCCTTCGCTGTACGCGAATGTGATGACCGGGCCGCAGGTGCGCAACGCTGACAAGCTGTGCCGCAACCTGACCCAGAGCATCGAGAGCAGCGTGCAGAACGAGCAGGTGTATCAGGAGCGGGAAGCCTACCTCAGCGGCCTGATCCAGAACTACTCGGAGAAGAACCGCGACCTGATCAACTACCATTACCACAACGACGCCAATGACAGCGGCACCGACTACATCCTGAAGAACGTAGAGGCCTACGATGACAACCAGAGCAAGCAGATCACCTACGATTCGCTGATTTTGGAGTATGTGGAGATCGACAAGACCCTGCGCAGCAGCGCCATCCGCCGGGCCTACACCCAGCAGCTGCTGGACACCTTCCAGGCAGCCGGCGGGGTGGGCGGCGATGAGGCCTCCCATGCCGCGATCGAGTCGGAGATCAACAAGTACGAGCAGACGCTGGTGGACTACTACCAGATCGTGAGCCAGACCAGCATGGAGCACAACCGCTCCCTGAGCGCGGACTATCTGCAGACCACCAGCTCCACCAGAGTGTGGCCCAGCATCAACACCAAGCTGTATCTGGCCATCGGCTTTGTATTCTTCTTCCTCGTGGGCTGCACACTGGCCGTTGTGGTGGGCCGTTCCCGCGACTTTGTGGAATACTTTATGTATGTGGACAAAAAGACCGGTCTGCCCAACCGCGACCGTGTGGATGCCATGATGGCACGGCTGGAAAAGCAGGGCCTGCTGCCCAGCCACTTTACCTGCATGTGCTTCCAGTTTACCAGCCTGAACCATCTCTCACGGGAGTATGGTTACTCGGTGGGCAACCATGTCCTGCGGGACTTTGCCGGGCTGGTGGCGGCCCTTGGCACCGAGGAGAGTTTCATCGGTTCCAACGGTGCGGGCCAGATCATGGGCTTCTTCCGGGAATGCAACGCCGTCAAGGCGGAGGCCATTCTGGAAGTGCTGGACGAGCAGATCCAGGAGTACAACAGCCTGAACCCGGATTACGCCATCGAGTACAAGGCAGCCAGTGCCACCTCGGATGACGAAAAGGAATTCAACATCCGGGATCTGCTGCGCTGCGCATTCAAGAAGCTGCGGGATGCCAATAAGCCGCAGCCGGAGACCGCACACGAGACGGTGTAA
- a CDS encoding glycosyltransferase has protein sequence MPEISMIVPVYNVEQYLPAALDSLRAQTCPDWEAILVDDGSPDGCGALCDAAARQDARFRVIHQKNAGVGAARNAGLAAARGTYVQFLDSDDTLEPQMVEVLCRTARQTDADLILFGSYDDRYAPDGTRVSSTEVAPVLEGVYRGDPCPQLFPQLSAMSLVTRQLFRRRCIEEGSCRFTDYKIAEDALFFVSFYRQRPRCVVGIPDRLYRYRLRDDGSASQSYHPERLTDNFYLSDAVEAVAKDWGLNDDPACRRAVNHSRVLDLQLGIKNVCLGPLSFRQRTAWLRQALRIPAVRAAVRDMPLQDARSRNDRIKLALLKVRLCAVVIALSSWNNRR, from the coding sequence ATGCCTGAGATCAGCATGATTGTTCCGGTTTATAACGTAGAGCAATATCTCCCGGCGGCACTGGACTCTCTGCGGGCCCAGACCTGCCCGGACTGGGAGGCCATTCTGGTGGACGACGGCTCCCCGGATGGCTGCGGGGCACTGTGTGATGCGGCCGCCCGGCAGGATGCCCGCTTCCGGGTGATCCACCAGAAGAACGCCGGGGTCGGCGCGGCCCGCAATGCCGGGTTGGCTGCAGCCCGCGGCACCTATGTGCAATTCTTGGACAGCGATGACACACTGGAGCCTCAGATGGTGGAAGTGCTGTGCCGCACGGCCCGGCAGACGGACGCCGACCTGATTTTGTTCGGCAGTTACGATGACCGCTATGCGCCCGATGGCACCCGGGTGAGCAGCACGGAGGTCGCACCGGTGCTGGAAGGGGTGTATCGCGGCGACCCTTGCCCGCAATTGTTCCCGCAGCTGTCGGCCATGTCGCTGGTCACGCGGCAGCTGTTCCGCCGCCGCTGCATCGAAGAGGGCAGCTGCCGCTTTACCGATTACAAGATCGCGGAGGACGCGCTGTTTTTCGTGTCCTTTTACCGGCAGCGGCCCCGCTGTGTGGTGGGCATCCCGGACCGGCTCTACCGCTATCGTCTGCGGGATGACGGCTCGGCCTCCCAGAGCTACCACCCGGAGCGCCTGACGGATAACTTTTACCTCTCGGACGCGGTGGAAGCCGTGGCAAAGGACTGGGGCCTGAACGACGACCCCGCCTGCCGCCGGGCCGTAAACCACAGCCGGGTGCTGGACCTGCAGCTGGGCATCAAGAACGTCTGCCTGGGGCCGCTGAGCTTCCGGCAGCGCACCGCATGGCTGCGGCAGGCCCTACGCATCCCGGCGGTACGAGCCGCTGTGCGGGACATGCCCCTGCAGGACGCCCGCAGCCGCAACGACCGCATCAAACTGGCCTTGCTGAAGGTGCGGCTGTGCGCGGTGGTCATTGCCCTGTCCAGCTGGAACAACCGCCGCTGA
- the alr gene encoding alanine racemase translates to MMQTQPFEKHVWAEIDLEALRHNFRAVKARAGALPLCAVVKADSYGHGAVQCARVFAEEGAAWLAVSCLTEAVQLRKGGLTLPILVLGHVQPGYAAALIQNHITVACYSAAQAKALSDAAVAAGGRVQIHLKADTGMGRIGFALRTDFDAAIRDMLTACALPGLEMTGLFQHFSVADDVSEDNIAYTAEQHRLFVQAFHALKAAGQEPQLVHCDNSAGVMLHPDWPEGLPRERCMARPGIILYGYDPSDEVRFGCFRPVMTLKTVVSMIKEMQPGQCASYGRRFTAEKPTKVATLCTGYADGYPRQLSCGKGVVEIHGVACPVLGRVCMDQMMVDVTNVPEVREDDEAILWGGTVSDTAETIARKTDTISYEVLCGVSRRVPRVYRDHGQIVAVEDWILEA, encoded by the coding sequence ATGATGCAGACCCAACCCTTTGAAAAACATGTCTGGGCCGAGATCGACCTCGAAGCCCTTCGCCATAATTTCCGCGCGGTCAAGGCCCGTGCCGGTGCCCTGCCGCTGTGCGCAGTGGTCAAGGCCGACAGCTACGGCCACGGCGCCGTGCAGTGCGCCCGCGTTTTTGCGGAAGAGGGTGCCGCCTGGCTGGCCGTGAGCTGCCTGACTGAGGCCGTTCAGCTGCGCAAGGGCGGGCTGACCCTGCCCATTCTGGTGCTGGGCCATGTGCAGCCCGGCTACGCGGCGGCCCTGATCCAGAACCATATCACGGTGGCCTGCTACTCGGCAGCGCAGGCCAAGGCCCTGAGCGATGCTGCTGTGGCCGCAGGCGGCCGGGTGCAGATCCACCTGAAGGCCGACACCGGCATGGGCCGCATCGGCTTTGCCCTGCGCACCGATTTTGACGCCGCCATCCGGGACATGCTCACCGCCTGTGCCCTGCCCGGGCTGGAGATGACCGGCCTGTTCCAGCACTTCTCAGTGGCCGATGACGTCAGCGAGGACAACATTGCTTACACCGCCGAGCAGCACCGCCTGTTCGTGCAGGCCTTCCACGCCCTGAAAGCCGCCGGGCAGGAACCGCAGCTGGTGCACTGCGACAATTCCGCCGGAGTCATGCTGCACCCGGACTGGCCCGAGGGACTGCCCCGGGAGCGCTGCATGGCGCGCCCCGGCATCATCCTGTACGGCTACGACCCCAGCGATGAGGTGCGCTTTGGCTGTTTCCGCCCGGTGATGACCCTCAAGACCGTGGTGAGCATGATCAAAGAGATGCAGCCCGGCCAGTGTGCCAGCTACGGCCGCCGTTTCACCGCCGAAAAGCCCACCAAGGTGGCCACCCTGTGCACTGGCTACGCCGACGGCTACCCCCGCCAACTGAGCTGCGGCAAGGGCGTCGTGGAGATCCACGGCGTAGCCTGCCCGGTGCTGGGCCGGGTGTGCATGGACCAGATGATGGTGGACGTGACGAACGTGCCGGAGGTACGCGAGGACGATGAAGCCATCCTGTGGGGCGGCACCGTGAGCGACACCGCCGAGACCATCGCCCGCAAGACCGACACCATTTCCTATGAAGTCCTGTGCGGCGTGTCCCGCCGCGTGCCCCGCGTCTACCGCGACCACGGACAGATCGTGGCTGTGGAGGACTGGATCTTAGAAGCATAA
- the rplM gene encoding 50S ribosomal protein L13 codes for MSTTLVKPAEVERKWYLLDAAGKSLGHVAAEAAVLLRGKQKVNYTPNVDCGDYVVVINCDQAVLTGKKAEQKFHITHSKYIGGLKKVQYSKLMAEHSDLAMTYAIKGMVPSNTIGDKALTRLHCYQGAEHAHAAQKPEKIEF; via the coding sequence ATGAGCACTACTCTCGTAAAGCCCGCTGAAGTCGAGCGCAAGTGGTATCTGCTCGACGCTGCCGGCAAGAGCCTGGGCCACGTCGCTGCTGAAGCCGCTGTTCTGCTGCGCGGCAAGCAGAAGGTCAACTACACCCCCAACGTCGATTGCGGTGACTACGTTGTCGTCATCAACTGCGATCAGGCTGTTCTGACCGGCAAGAAGGCCGAGCAGAAGTTCCACATCACCCACAGCAAGTACATTGGCGGCCTGAAGAAGGTCCAGTACAGCAAGCTGATGGCTGAGCACAGCGATCTGGCTATGACCTACGCCATCAAGGGCATGGTTCCTTCCAACACCATCGGTGACAAGGCCCTGACCCGCCTGCACTGCTACCAGGGTGCCGAGCACGCTCACGCAGCTCAGAAGCCCGAGAAGATCGAGTTCTAA
- the lepA gene encoding translation elongation factor 4 has product MARDNIRNFCIIAHIDHGKSTLSDRILELTKSVDERTMEDQILDNMDIERERGITIKARAVTMNYTAKDGKTYEFNLIDTPGHVDFAYEVSRSLAACEGAILVVDATQGVEAQTLANTYMALEHDLELVPILNKIDLPSAHPDEVAQEVEDVIGLPCLDAPRVSAKTGLNVDQVLERVVTDIPAPTGDPDAPLKALIFDSIYDSYKGVIVYIRVFEGTVKPGDTIRMMATGAEFTLVEVGHMGATNLTPCAQLQAGEVGYLTASIKTVQDTRVGDTVTLASRPTAEALPGYRQVKPMVFCGIYPADGARYPDLKDALEKLQLNDASLTFDLETSAALGFGFRCGFLGLLHMEIITERLEREFDLDIITTTPSVRYRLTLTDGTVEMIDNPSSYPDPSNIVKQEEPFVDVHLYTPNDYVGGLMDLCQNKRGTLIDMKYLDDVRVDLHYAMPLGEIVYDFFDAIKSRSRGYASYDYEFKEYRESDLVKLDFLLNGDPVDALSMIVFRDNAYAKGRRICEKLRDNIPRNLFEIPVQAAIGGKIIARETVKAMRKDVLAKCYGGDITRKKKLLEKQKEGKKKMRQLGSVSLPSEAFTAVLKLDSDDD; this is encoded by the coding sequence ATGGCAAGAGACAATATCCGCAACTTCTGCATCATCGCCCACATCGACCACGGCAAGTCCACCCTGTCGGACCGCATCCTGGAGCTGACCAAGAGCGTGGACGAGCGCACCATGGAGGACCAGATCCTCGACAACATGGACATCGAACGTGAGCGCGGCATCACCATCAAGGCCCGCGCCGTGACCATGAACTACACCGCCAAGGACGGCAAGACCTACGAATTCAACCTCATCGACACCCCGGGCCATGTGGACTTTGCCTACGAGGTGAGCCGCAGTCTGGCTGCCTGCGAGGGCGCTATTCTGGTGGTGGACGCCACCCAGGGCGTGGAGGCCCAGACCCTGGCCAACACCTACATGGCACTGGAGCATGATCTGGAGCTGGTGCCCATCCTGAACAAGATCGACCTGCCCAGCGCCCACCCGGACGAGGTGGCGCAGGAGGTGGAGGACGTGATCGGCCTGCCCTGCCTGGACGCGCCCCGCGTCTCCGCCAAGACCGGCCTGAACGTGGATCAGGTGCTGGAACGGGTGGTCACCGACATCCCCGCCCCTACCGGTGACCCGGACGCCCCCCTCAAGGCCCTGATCTTTGACAGCATCTACGACAGCTACAAGGGCGTCATCGTCTACATCCGCGTGTTCGAGGGTACCGTCAAGCCCGGCGACACCATCCGCATGATGGCTACCGGGGCCGAGTTCACGCTGGTGGAAGTGGGCCACATGGGTGCCACCAACCTGACCCCCTGCGCCCAGCTGCAGGCCGGCGAAGTCGGTTACCTGACCGCCAGCATCAAGACTGTGCAGGACACCCGCGTGGGCGACACCGTCACGCTGGCTTCCCGCCCCACCGCCGAGGCTCTGCCCGGCTACCGGCAGGTCAAGCCCATGGTGTTCTGCGGCATCTACCCCGCCGACGGCGCCCGTTACCCCGACCTGAAGGACGCCCTGGAAAAGCTGCAGCTGAACGACGCCTCCCTGACCTTTGATCTGGAGACCAGTGCGGCTTTGGGCTTCGGCTTCCGCTGCGGCTTCCTGGGCCTGTTGCACATGGAGATTATCACCGAGCGTCTGGAGCGTGAGTTCGATCTGGACATCATCACCACCACGCCCAGCGTGCGCTACCGCCTGACCCTGACCGACGGCACCGTGGAGATGATCGACAACCCCTCCAGCTACCCGGATCCCTCCAACATCGTCAAGCAGGAAGAGCCTTTTGTGGACGTGCACCTGTACACCCCCAACGACTATGTGGGTGGCCTGATGGATCTGTGCCAGAACAAGCGCGGTACCCTCATCGACATGAAGTATCTGGACGATGTGCGCGTAGACCTGCATTATGCCATGCCGCTGGGCGAGATCGTGTACGACTTCTTTGATGCCATCAAGAGCCGCAGCCGCGGTTACGCCAGCTACGACTACGAGTTCAAGGAGTACCGCGAGAGCGATCTGGTCAAGCTGGACTTCCTGCTCAACGGCGACCCCGTGGATGCGCTGTCCATGATCGTGTTCCGGGATAACGCCTACGCCAAGGGCCGCCGCATCTGCGAAAAGCTGCGGGACAACATCCCCCGCAACCTGTTCGAGATCCCGGTGCAGGCCGCCATCGGCGGCAAGATCATCGCCCGTGAGACGGTCAAGGCCATGCGCAAGGACGTGCTGGCCAAGTGCTACGGCGGCGATATCACCCGCAAGAAAAAGCTGCTGGAAAAGCAGAAGGAAGGCAAAAAGAAGATGCGCCAGCTGGGCAGCGTTTCCCTGCCCAGCGAGGCCTTTACCGCCGTGCTCAAGCTGGACAGCGACGACGATTGA
- a CDS encoding glycosyltransferase family 1 protein → MIHILQSVSNMDRGGIESMLMNYYRHLDRTQFQFDFLVNKKKPGFFEDEIRALGGRIFQSPGVVPQSYPAYLRSMQQLLAQHPEIKVLHAHNEAMQLFALEGAKKAGLPVRIAHAHNTRLPKDAKLPIKWFCKQFIPGAATDYWACGREAGIYYFGQSAWDARGVILRNAIDLDRFGYRPEVRAKLRAEYGLNDKLVVGCVARLMAQKNHTRLLDIFAALKKVRPDSCLLLVGEGELRAELEAKAARLGIAQDVKFLGVQSDTSVWYQAMDVFVMPSLFEGLPVVGMEAQASGLPCVFSTGVTEEVLLRPDSCRISLEQPDEAWAAVLKDADRNLPDRAQAAAQVRAAGYDIRQETLRLQQLYTGLIAKRGAAHA, encoded by the coding sequence ATGATCCATATCCTGCAGTCGGTCAGCAACATGGACCGGGGCGGCATCGAGTCGATGCTGATGAACTATTACCGGCATCTGGACCGCACGCAGTTCCAGTTCGATTTTCTGGTCAACAAGAAAAAGCCCGGCTTTTTTGAGGACGAGATCCGCGCACTGGGCGGGCGCATCTTCCAGAGCCCGGGCGTAGTCCCGCAGAGCTACCCGGCCTACCTGCGCTCTATGCAGCAGCTGCTGGCCCAGCACCCGGAGATCAAGGTGCTGCACGCCCACAACGAGGCCATGCAGCTTTTTGCGCTGGAAGGCGCTAAAAAGGCGGGCCTGCCGGTGCGCATCGCCCACGCCCACAACACCCGTCTGCCCAAGGACGCCAAGCTGCCGATCAAATGGTTCTGCAAACAGTTCATTCCCGGCGCGGCCACCGATTACTGGGCCTGCGGGCGGGAGGCCGGCATCTACTACTTTGGACAGAGCGCGTGGGATGCCCGGGGCGTGATCCTGCGCAACGCCATCGACCTGGACCGCTTTGGCTACCGGCCGGAGGTGCGGGCAAAGCTGCGGGCAGAATATGGCCTGAACGATAAGCTGGTGGTGGGCTGTGTGGCCCGCCTGATGGCGCAGAAGAACCACACCCGCCTGCTGGACATCTTTGCGGCCCTGAAAAAGGTGCGGCCGGACAGCTGCCTGCTGCTGGTGGGCGAGGGCGAGCTGCGGGCCGAGCTGGAAGCCAAGGCCGCCCGGCTGGGCATTGCGCAGGATGTGAAGTTCCTGGGCGTGCAGAGCGACACCTCCGTCTGGTATCAGGCCATGGATGTGTTCGTGATGCCCTCGCTGTTTGAGGGCCTGCCCGTGGTGGGCATGGAAGCGCAGGCGTCCGGTCTGCCCTGCGTGTTCTCCACCGGCGTCACCGAGGAAGTCCTGCTGCGGCCGGACAGCTGCCGCATTTCGCTGGAACAGCCGGACGAAGCGTGGGCCGCAGTGCTGAAGGATGCGGACCGCAATCTGCCCGACCGTGCGCAGGCGGCGGCACAGGTGCGGGCTGCCGGGTACGACATCCGGCAGGAGACCCTGCGCCTGCAGCAGCTGTACACCGGCCTGATCGCCAAAAGGGGTGCCGCACATGCCTGA
- a CDS encoding O-antigen ligase family protein, translating into MQDVSKILTRKYYGKKDPFRSREFRQPRWMELLAVLLFTVSGLGEGKSINAVLGGLPKAVTLAFVGLAGLEFFIRGDFDRLKKLAGPSGLYILYLAVLAAWSMFIWVRNFTAFASITRGVEKILYQSIATVVAICCVYLYGRFSIDLFTIGICCANLFILFSEVPAYGVGESVSSLLTSILSLGNNTYGYAERLEIHEVTFLEGIFVLYYLFFSPKETKQQRTRNWVLAGCSFFFVLAGMKRILLPALVVSAFYIWVLRRSHAKEKLIMLTGAAWVTLFWVYLYLVHTGAISRILNAVGINMMGRDYIWSLAKDYYQFSPTFIGLGFEAVDAMVTRFYEIGLIDVAYPLHNDILKVFVELGFPGLCFWCAFLYLILPWYWTKRYGPEAGILYFAILNPLSMTYLTDNTAFYFWCTMGLRMIPLAVCCFAKPTKDPAAQKQTWQPPSTQEVQRRIRAQYREKGSSS; encoded by the coding sequence GTGCAGGATGTTTCCAAGATCCTGACCCGGAAATATTACGGCAAAAAAGACCCCTTCCGCAGCCGGGAGTTCCGCCAGCCCCGCTGGATGGAACTGTTGGCGGTGCTGCTGTTCACCGTGTCCGGGCTGGGCGAAGGCAAAAGCATCAATGCGGTGCTGGGCGGTCTGCCCAAGGCGGTGACGCTGGCCTTTGTGGGGCTGGCCGGGCTGGAATTTTTCATCCGGGGCGATTTTGACCGGTTGAAAAAACTGGCCGGGCCGTCCGGGCTGTACATCCTGTATCTGGCAGTGCTTGCCGCCTGGTCCATGTTCATCTGGGTGCGCAACTTCACGGCCTTTGCCTCCATCACCCGCGGCGTGGAAAAGATCCTGTATCAGAGCATCGCCACGGTGGTGGCCATCTGCTGCGTGTACCTGTACGGGCGGTTCAGCATCGACCTGTTCACCATCGGCATCTGCTGCGCAAACCTCTTCATCCTGTTCAGCGAGGTGCCCGCCTATGGTGTGGGCGAGAGCGTGAGCTCCCTGCTCACCAGCATCCTGTCGCTGGGCAACAACACCTATGGCTATGCCGAGCGGCTGGAGATCCACGAGGTGACCTTTCTGGAGGGCATCTTTGTGCTGTACTACCTGTTCTTTTCGCCAAAAGAAACCAAGCAGCAGCGCACCCGCAACTGGGTGCTGGCGGGCTGCTCCTTCTTTTTTGTACTGGCGGGCATGAAGCGCATCCTGCTGCCGGCGCTGGTGGTCTCGGCCTTTTACATCTGGGTGCTGCGCCGCAGCCATGCCAAGGAAAAGCTGATCATGCTCACCGGCGCGGCCTGGGTGACCCTGTTCTGGGTGTACCTGTATCTGGTGCACACCGGTGCCATCTCCCGCATCCTGAACGCGGTGGGCATCAACATGATGGGCCGCGATTACATCTGGAGCCTGGCCAAGGACTACTATCAGTTTTCGCCTACCTTCATCGGGCTGGGGTTCGAGGCGGTGGACGCCATGGTCACCCGCTTTTATGAGATCGGCCTCATTGATGTGGCCTACCCGCTGCACAACGACATCCTCAAGGTGTTCGTGGAGCTGGGGTTTCCGGGGCTGTGCTTCTGGTGTGCGTTCCTGTACCTGATCCTGCCCTGGTACTGGACCAAACGCTACGGGCCCGAGGCCGGCATCCTGTATTTCGCCATCCTCAACCCGCTGTCCATGACCTACCTCACCGACAACACGGCCTTTTATTTCTGGTGCACCATGGGCCTGCGCATGATCCCGCTGGCGGTCTGCTGCTTTGCAAAGCCGACGAAGGACCCTGCCGCCCAAAAACAGACATGGCAGCCGCCCTCGACGCAGGAGGTGCAGCGGCGCATCCGGGCACAGTACCGGGAGAAAGGAAGTTCTTCATGA
- a CDS encoding glycosyltransferase — MLQNQRACQLVRSKTGCEPLALAVAWGARTAGRCAAGVLGAVKHQRFSDQQLETFAARAPGICPKPVCDAGEPCPLPPRDDAVDVSVIVPVHNGERFLRACLDSILHQNTTRRLQVLAVEDGSTDGSGAILAEYARQGGVTVLHPEQGGSAARARNTGLARAVGRWVLFVDCDDCLLPDAVETLLAAQARTGADIVQGGWQYCDEADTRGAVQQYAEACYTGPRRLDVVELPGTPWGKLYRRTLFERVRFPSGYTCFEDAMIHFWVFPRAKCIASTKPVVYLWCKNTMGLTATSQNTAKALQAYWVAEEMLDGAVRLGLPQDALFACNLILQLANYCYVCVAGLPEADRQTAFACCCLLYRRWAAKLPDPRTLPYAVRLAQRALEQADYGLWQLQGRLFQLIN, encoded by the coding sequence ATGCTGCAGAATCAACGGGCCTGCCAGCTCGTCCGTTCCAAAACCGGCTGTGAGCCGCTGGCACTTGCCGTGGCGTGGGGTGCCCGCACGGCGGGCCGCTGTGCCGCCGGGGTGCTGGGAGCCGTGAAGCATCAGCGCTTTTCCGACCAGCAGCTGGAGACCTTTGCCGCCCGCGCGCCGGGCATCTGCCCGAAGCCGGTGTGCGATGCCGGGGAGCCCTGCCCGCTGCCGCCGCGGGACGATGCGGTGGATGTGTCGGTGATCGTGCCGGTGCACAACGGGGAGCGCTTTTTGCGCGCCTGTCTGGACAGCATCCTGCACCAGAACACCACTCGCCGCCTGCAGGTGCTGGCGGTGGAGGACGGCTCCACCGACGGCAGCGGGGCCATTCTGGCCGAGTACGCCCGGCAGGGAGGGGTCACTGTGCTGCACCCGGAGCAGGGCGGCAGCGCGGCCCGCGCCCGCAACACCGGTCTGGCCCGGGCGGTGGGCCGCTGGGTCCTGTTTGTGGATTGCGATGACTGCCTGCTGCCGGACGCAGTGGAGACGCTGCTGGCGGCGCAGGCGCGTACCGGGGCGGATATCGTGCAGGGCGGCTGGCAGTATTGCGACGAAGCCGACACCCGCGGTGCGGTGCAGCAGTACGCAGAAGCGTGCTACACCGGCCCCCGGCGGCTGGATGTGGTGGAGCTGCCCGGCACTCCCTGGGGCAAGCTGTACCGCCGGACCCTGTTTGAACGGGTACGGTTCCCCTCCGGGTACACCTGTTTTGAGGATGCCATGATCCATTTCTGGGTCTTTCCGCGGGCGAAGTGCATTGCTTCGACAAAACCTGTGGTATATTTGTGGTGCAAAAATACAATGGGGCTCACCGCGACCTCCCAGAATACGGCCAAAGCATTGCAGGCCTACTGGGTGGCTGAAGAAATGCTGGACGGTGCGGTGCGTCTGGGCCTGCCGCAGGATGCGCTGTTTGCCTGCAACCTGATCCTGCAGCTGGCCAATTACTGCTATGTGTGTGTGGCCGGTCTGCCGGAGGCGGACCGGCAGACGGCCTTTGCCTGCTGCTGCCTGCTGTACCGCCGGTGGGCAGCGAAGCTGCCGGACCCCCGGACGCTGCCCTATGCCGTGCGGCTGGCGCAGCGGGCGCTGGAACAGGCGGACTATGGGCTATGGCAGCTGCAGGGCAGACTGTTCCAGCTGATCAACTGA